The Triticum urartu cultivar G1812 chromosome 5, Tu2.1, whole genome shotgun sequence genome contains the following window.
GTCCGTCTGTCGCCCGCATTAATGGCACGCGGTTGCTGAGGTGACTCCTCCGACGCCATCCGTCTGGCCCTCTGCCACCCATCGGTGCTATATGAATTGCTGGCCCGTTGCCCCGGCAATAGTCACGATCATCTCTCTCCACACCGCTCCCCGCCAAGGATCCGTCCGCGGCCAAATCTCTCTAGGACAGGCTTACGTTGGAGCGGAAGAAGGCCATGCCCGCCACGGACTTACGTCCACGGGCGCCGCCGACAACGTGGAAGAGTAGTGCACGGTAGGCCGCCGCCGCTCGTGTCCCTGGAAGGCCACTGCTCGTCCCCTCCCGTTGGCGTCAAGCTTGGTGGGCTGAGCATCTTCGGCCGATTAGTAGCTTGGCGGCGACGTCGAGGCAGACAACTTCAGTTCCCGGGGCTTCAGAAACGGAGGTCACGGAGGCGGAGCTGGAGAGCACCGAGGCAGAACTGGAGATGGCGAAGCTTCAGTTCTCGGTGCTGATGGCCGGAGGCGGGGACCGAACACCGGTGATCATTTCGATTAGATATTAATTATACTTCAGAGCCCACCTAGAACCGCTTTAATGTATTtgtaatgaaatccgtcatgtttatatgaaatccgatatgtttatatgaaatccggcCGTGTTTATATGAATTCTGGACATGTTTGAACGAATTTTGTCCGGCTGGTTTGAGTTGTTGTGAAAATGTATCCGACTAGCGTTGGATGGCTGTCTCTCTGTCTACAAACTGTCTCCCCTGTCTACGAACAGATGCAGGAGGAAATTTACGGCTTACCGTTGAAGATGCCCTAACCACTGACCGCATAAATTGTTGTAAGTATGGTCATTTACAGTTTTATGTAAAGAAGGATACCTGGTCGATCTTTTTGCAATTGAATGGACTCAATATCTCACGTACAAGCATGTGGCTTCTCAATCAGGCTAGTGGATTGATATTGCAGCTCGACACGTTAAAGCTAGCTAGCTTTGTACACCAGTGAGATCGTATTGCCAACGGGCCACATACCGAATACACAGGCCGGTGAAGGTCAAGGCCGCACGTATGATACCCTCGTCAACTTTGCTCTACGAGAAGTCCAACCTCTCTGCCGTCGTTACCAGCACATATCTAgtcagctgacaggtggacccgcATGCGTATATACAGAACATAGTGGGCTGCAAGTTAATGTCACACCGTTAGATTTAACAGCAAATGTATCAAAATGTACCTGAAGTTATAGTTTAGGGACCCATTTGTATCATTTTTCAAGTTTATGTATGAATCTGTACCCACCGCGCAAGTTCATGTACTATAAGTGTAATTAGTTACAGAAGTAACGGTCGAAGGCACAATATGGATCCAGTCGAATCTGCCCACTGCCGGAGTTATTTAATCTGTCACAAGTTGTGTGGGTCTAGGTAGTTAGTAGCGTACGTGGCATGGGTTCGGACACCTGCAAACCTCCTACCGGTTTACTTCCGTTTTGTGAGAATTCAGATGTTTGGACCGGTCCACGAACATTTGGAGACAACCTTGCAGGGTTTAAACTGTCTGGACCGCGCGGTTACGAGCAGTTTGACATACAACGTTGAAGATGCCCTAAGAGGACCTAAAATGTGAATGCAGTGCCAAGTTTGAGTCGAGAATACGCTATTGAACCATCATTTACATGGATGGTATTAGGTAATAGGTGGAGAAATACATTGTCTCTTTTTTTTATCATTAGTAAAAAACAAAATTCTATGCAAATACACATCTAAGTACATAATCAAAGTAGAACAAACACTACTGGAAATTCACTTTACGCTGAGTGCCAGAAAGACACGACGAATGGCCAAATAAACTCGGCAAAGGCTTTTCCCAGAATTGTTCTTGGCAAAGAGTTCTCGTCGTACACCTCTGAGACAATCAAAATTTCGTCGAGAACCATCCATCTGGCACTTGGCAAACAATTTGCCGAGAGCCAAGGGGGGCATCTCGGCAAAATAAAGTGTCTTCATGGAGACGGCGGTTGCCTCGTGGCGCATCTTTTCCAAGAGCCATCAAGAGGTTTAAACGATCTCAAACTGTAACTTTACGATTTCGAAGGAAAGTTAATACCCAGTTTACAATAACATGAGCTCAATCAAGCACCTGTTTTTAGGAGGAACAAATGCCTAACGGTGTAACATTCCAAGCCGCTCCTTAAACAAACATTCCAAGCTGCTCACATCCAAGGTTTCTTTTGCACAAACCACCCGGCAAATCATGCTGCCCCATGAGAAACCCATATACCGAGTAAAACAAATACTGGAACTTTAAAAAAGAAGAAGTTAAACGGTCCATGTGTAGTTAGATACGACAGGAACTGAAACATATATCACACCTAACTAGCGATGTTGTAGTGGTAACTAGGGTTTTCCATATCAAGTCCAACCTTATATATAGGCCACTGGTTCGACCCTTGGTCCTGCGGACCTAACCAGTCTGCCAGCAGACAGTTTCTGAATATATTAAGTTCAATAATAATGTATATAAGTGGTACATACATAATTTTGAATTCAAGATTTGATTTAAGTTTTGCCTGAAATTTATCTAGTATTTAATGGTTACTGTGGTAACCTAGAATCTCGGTCCCCCATGAGAAAAAAACATCATTCAAAATCCAAAACCTTGCTCACATCTCAACCGGGACCCTGTTGTACAACTCCTTCTTGTCCAGGCGCGGCTTGGCGACAGCCTGCAGCGGCGTGCTCATGAACATGACAATTCCAGGGGACTCCATCATGTCAACATCCTCCGGCATGGTACCTTCTGGCAGAGACCACTCGAAATGGTGCAGAAGGTGCCCGATCATGGAGGCCACGAGGTTGATTCCCAGCTGCGCGCCAGGACACACCCTCCGGCCCGCGCCGAAGGGGAGCACCCTGAAGTCACCACCCTTGATGTCAATGCTCTCCTCCAGGAAACGCTCCGGCCTGTACTCCAGCGGGTTTCTCCACACATCGGGGTTGCGAGCGACCGCCCACACATTCACCGTGACATCGGCGCCCTTTGGGATGTTGTAGCCGTCGACCTTGACGCTTGCGCTGGCCTTGTGCGGCAGCATGAGCGGCGTTGCCGGGTGCAACCGGAGGGACTCCTTGACGACGGCTAGCAAGTAGGGCAGTTTTTGGAAGTCGGTCTCGGACATGACGCGGTCACGGCCGATGACACTGTCCAACTCCTCTTGCAGCTTCTTCTGCACCCTGGGATACCTGACCAGCTCTGCCATTGTCCACTGGACTGATATGACTGTTGTGTCCATGCCAGTAGTGATGATGTCCTGAACACAAGGAACAAATCTTGGGGTGGTAAGCACTAAAGAAATCACAAGAGGGCCCCCTCAACAGATTATCAGGGTGCAACTTCAGTACATAGCAGATATCGTGTACTACTTTGATGTTGATTTAGCAGTATGAACAAGTTTGGCATTTGCAAGATACGAATATAAAGAGCCACAGTGTGACAATTTTTTTTGGCtaaatactactccctccttctCATATTAACTGTCGCCCAGCcgaatgtatctagacgtatatCAGTGCTAAATCCATTTGTTTGACCAACAAGTAACATGTGAAGGAGGAAATAGTTCGTGATCAATTAGTATTTAACAACAAAGCATTGGACACGGATTTGGTAAACATGGCTCCACGCGCACCCCTTATTAATAGTAAAATCAAAAAATActagaaaaaacaaaaaatctGAACCTTTTTTTTATAATATACATAGCTAACCAGTATACTCGTGTATGAAGTTTCACGAAGAAATCACATCCATGGCAATcttggcaaaaatgacaaaatcgAAGCTATATTAAAAAACACACTGTTTGATGAATAGTATGGTCCTAATTGTATTTTCTTCACTAAGAATACCATATGTGTCAATAGATCACGAAATTTCACACTCGAGTAGAATTGTCGACTAAGTTTCATACCCcgaaatttcagaatttttttaaaaaatcttTGTATTTACTATTCACATGGGTGCGTGTGGAACCATGTTCACCTTTGTATTTTCGCAAAGCATTACCTTATTTGTAACGAGAAAATAAACATGCATTTTCCAATCCCAGCATCTTACACCAACCTTGAGAGAGTGGCATCTCACCAAACGTATATCTAGTAAATTTGGCTAAACTTTCCTTTCTCCCAAAAATCAATCAATGCAATAAAAAGGCAGGGAATGCAACATTTATGCAAATAATGGGAGCACTGACAAGGCATTGATATTTTATTCCACATTAAAAATTGGGACATCTTATGACACTAAAATCAAAATGTACTGTATGAAGATATATTAATTAAATATAAAGGGGCATCCATCGTACCCATAGAAGTCCGAAAACTGTGTCATCACTAAGGTCATACTGTTCTCTGAGAGTCAACAGTGCATCCACGAAATGATTCTTGCTACCACTCTCCTCGAGGGCCTTCGCATGCTCTTCTATGATCTTCTTGGTCAGGTGATCCCTTCTCTCATTGTGGGTCTTGTAAAGCTCGTCATTAAGTGGAAACAGCCATCTCAAGTACCAAACATATTCAGCAATAGAGAGAGATGCACCTATTTTTATCCCGTTGTTGACAATACTCTTGAACTCATGCCCTTCTTCGTTAATgtcgtcatttgcattcatgaaCCGCTTCCCAAAAACTAGCCGTGTTATATTGTTGAAAGACACCATAGCAAGGTGACTCCTCAGAACCAATGGCTTTCCTTCATTACCTAAAAACATTGGAACAATTAATTTACAACTCAACTCAATACGATATTGCTATGAATCTTATAGTATTTTGCTATGAACTTTGCAATTAGAATTGTGTTATTAACAAGGAGAAAATAGTGTGCTATGACAAAATAGCGCGTCCCTTAAAATCTGCTATAGTGAACCTATAACGCGCTATAGCGAACGGTATATTGTACACTGATTCCATTTAGCGAATCTTGTTGTATTTTGTCGAATGAATCTTATAACATATTGCTATGGATGTTGCAATTAGAATTATGGTATGAATCTTATAAAATGTTACTATGAATGCTTTTTCTTGTCAGAATCAGTGTGTACAATGCTTTGGCATCCGGCCTTGGCACGACGCTTCGATAGATGGCTCGTATTGTTTGTGGTACTGAAATCGGATCCAAAACGTCGCATAATAGTgctccttttctttttcttttcttttttggcGGGGTTCTTTTTCTTTTCCATGCAAGCTTGACACTAAGAAAGGTACGTATCTCTAGGGAGCACATGCCCTCCAGCCGCCTAACCAGGCGACACGGGGGAATCCAACCTCCAGCCGCCGGCGGCCCCTCCCTCACCTCCTTCCCCACCCCCGCCGCCGCTGGAGGAGGCCGTCCgacggcggacggcggcggcggggcgtccTTAGTTTTTCCTTAATTTTCTCCCTCGCCCTAGCTCATTCTTCTATTCCCACATCCATTGTTGATCTGATCTGATCTGCCAAGACAACCTGGCCAAGATCGTGGTGCCGATCCCGACATGGACAGCGCCGTTCGGTCACAATCTGGCGAGGCGCGCGCCCCTCCAGCCGCGGTCGTCCACAGTGACGGAGGCGAGGGGCATGATGCCATCCGCGGCTGCCCACTGATGTTCCTTGTCTGGTACCGTTGTGTGGCCTTTGCCCGAGATCTTCGGCACTGCGCACAGATCACCGTGACGAGGAACAAGCGGCGGCGCCACCACATCATATTATCCACCTCGTCGGCCAGGGATTAACGGAGGTGGGT
Protein-coding sequences here:
- the LOC125506560 gene encoding cytochrome P450 98A1-like translates to MDAASVLLPFVLALVAIPILLALLDWLRLPPGPCPWPVVGNLRQIKPVRCRCFQEWAERYGPIFSVWFGSSLTVVVSTPELAKEVLKEHDQQLANRTRNRSTQRFSRNGQDLVWADYGPHYIKVRKLCNLELFTQKRLEALRPIREDEVTAMVASVHRAAIGPGNEGKPLVLRSHLAMVSFNNITRLVFGKRFMNANDDINEEGHEFKSIVNNGIKIGASLSIAEYVWYLRWLFPLNDELYKTHNERRDHLTKKIIEEHAKALEESGSKNHFVDALLTLREQYDLSDDTVFGLLWDIITTGMDTTVISVQWTMAELVRYPRVQKKLQEELDSVIGRDRVMSETDFQKLPYLLAVVKESLRLHPATPLMLPHKASASVKVDGYNIPKGADVTVNVWAVARNPDVWRNPLEYRPERFLEESIDIKGGDFRVLPFGAGRRVCPGAQLGINLVASMIGHLLHHFEWSLPEGTMPEDVDMMESPGIVMFMSTPLQAVAKPRLDKKELYNRVPVEM